Below is a window of Bactrocera tryoni isolate S06 unplaced genomic scaffold, CSIRO_BtryS06_freeze2 scaffold_7, whole genome shotgun sequence DNA.
CCCAATCCTTTAGCAGTGGCATTACTACAGGTACCCACTACAACAAGGTTAAAAAGAAAAGACATATTGAACTTGTAAACCAGCACGCATGCAcgtaatgtaaatacataacttTAGCACAAACTAGTGatgattatgttattttaacataaagaaaatagcaaataattatgtaaattagtatgtatgtagtttggatttttatttttatttttattatactgtcACTAAACAGAGGGTCACTTAATGAAGTAACACTCACAATTTGTTTGTACCTTAACAGCACATTTACTTATTGTCTATTAACATTGAGACAGATTGTAaatttaacttgaataaaaaaaaaaaaaaaaaagaaatgaacttTCTACTATAAAATTagctttatattttctttattttccatCTAAAATATACCtatcagatttgaaaattttgtttcactatctaaagtggttttatttttatatagttttgtgTTTCTGCTGTAAACATATGAAAAGTcatgttacgttattttacatttcaggtgacgatatactctCATCTATAGAAATACCCCTATCCGCCCGAATCCAtttgaaatacttttatttattttttgtctttaatAGAGCAAATTGCATGCttactataaatattataaaacacttatatgcatatttatgcatacatacctTTTCTATAGCACTGTTAAGCTTTCCGGTTATTCTCCTACAAACATTAGGCGCTAAAGAATTTGATGCCTGCGGAAGTTCCAAAATAACAGTTTTCAAACCAATGCTGGATATATCGCGAAGTTGTTCTACGTTCGATATCATGTTTAAGCAAAGGGAATCCACAATAGTTTCAACTTGGCCCTCCTTTACTTTGTTTACCAAAGGTCCTAAGCACTTTACCGCCAAATTTTGTACTTCGCCATTTTTATCTTCCAATAGTCGTAATATCATACGTACAACCTTTTTTTCAGATTCATCATCGAGCTTAATGCTATCCTTTTGCAATTCCGTCATTAAATCATTTGTTGCCATAAAACGAAAATCCTTGTCACTAGAAGTCATCTGAAATCAAACATAATTCTTTATATATACTAATGAAGAAGCTttggttttttactttttctagcAAGCTGGCTATTTGATGATATTGATACGACATTGTTTCCAAAGATAATTATTCAGAAGATATATTTAGtcaaattatatttgtttaaaccGGCACATAAAATACAGAACTCAAACGGGTAACACAAAGCACTAATCTACCAGAAAATACATGAATCGATACATTAAACGATAACAATATTAGGTATAATTCACagtgaagtgctgaacacatagagcgcggcacgacatggcagcacgacaATGAACTGTAAATGGCATCGTGAATCCTTCTACATTAACgtttgtaagaaggcagcaacataacaataGCCGGCATGTACACCAAACAACACAGCTGTCTATTTTGCATgcacacaatttcgttgtggccatactaaggcacgattccgattactttggcggcggggtaaaaaaccgaatttccgtataaatggggtatgtacggatagtggagcttctccagaggaggaatatccaaaaataatgtaaaaattactaatattttttaaaatattcacgattaaaagttcaaaaatttgcactaagaaaacatgttatttctctatgtttcacaaatttttttcacattttttacttcgtatatttaaatacacactctaagctttgaaataagcttacattttacttttagtttgctatattttacctaaatttattaatttaaaaatcacttagcacactcatcgttgaaaaggttagattgtttacaattatgaggaaaacgagctttgccacatcttaaatagtaaatatgtaggatttttaacaatttttctttgtttgttttatcgcgtgattcttttttctttattaactataaaaaaaaatactttctacatatgtatatgtgtaatacgtaatttatgtgactgaagtactttcgcgaagtacttTCGCCAAGTACTCCTTcatgcgttggcggccttcgacCGCGCTCTacaaaaataactctggccgagcgaatacccggggtgactgaagtattttcgcgtagtactcctttctgcgttggcggccttcggccgcgctctaaaaaaataactctggccaagcgaatacccggggtgactgaagtactttcgcgtagtactcctttctgcgttaaaaataaaaaaaatatattgactttttgttataaagtggtgaaagtggttatattctttggttattatgcactcatattcaaagaaaatttaagttttcgttataaaattgataaattttgattactatttctgtcagcgatttccatttattttttatgatacattggtttgtatattatatttaaaatataagtgtGAGTGCATagtaaccaaaaaatataactactttatacccaaaactcaaattttgtttcaatatgagtgcatgataaccgtaaaatataaccactttatatccaaaactcatatttttaatataataatatatatatcgtcccctaaaataatatatatatcgttaCCTAAATAAATAGGTAGGTAGATGAAGGGGGGCGGccgaacatccttggccccgggcgtccgaagttgtagctacgccactaaTATgacttgtaaataaatttaaagacatTCCATAAAAAACAAAGAACTAGCTGCTTAAGCCTTCATCCTATTTTGTATAGATAGAAATAGATATTTCAATTATTCACATAGTTGTGTAAACAAAAAGAGGCAAACATATTTTGTTTCAGAGTTTCgcattaatatttgattttatttacctttgtaTGGAGGGAAATTCTGATCactgttaagaaaaaattatttaaatttattcttgTATCTAAgaacaattttattaacaaGAAAACAATATACTTTAAAGCTTCACAATTCCCTATTGTTGTTCCTATTTTGTTCACACCAATGTATATGATGTAAAACTGTTAATGATGTTGATGCtagttgtaaaaattcattttaattacatttgagAAATCTTTTCTCAAGTTGTGggcttttatacatacatatccaaggaagttttatatatctatatctacatatataagaaaagaaaatatacttgtgaccataatatatattttctttaaaaatattgaagttctatttaatgaaaatgcttatataaaaatatgttttgtaaaatttttcagtttggTTGTTTTACCAATGTTTATTCAAAGAATTGAAGTTTTTCctataacacagtacaacagctaatctggggggtgagaaattccaagtcagggtgatggtactaagtcagtatagtaaaaccctcaaagggtctggcgttcgtatgtgtcagtttttttttatgaccttttaaatttcacagtacaacagctaatttGGGGGGTGAggaattccaagtcagggtgatggtactaggtcagtatagtaaaaccctaaaagggtttggcgttcgtatgtgtcagttttttttatgaccttttaaattttttcttatgttatagtgaacgaaaattgggtaccaaatataccgaaaaataaaaaatcatcatataaatatatttgggcGGTATGGTATTATTAATTGAGGGTGGC
It encodes the following:
- the LOC120781567 gene encoding cullin-associated NEDD8-dissociated protein 1-like, translating into MSYQYHQIASLLEKMTSSDKDFRFMATNDLMTELQKDSIKLDDESEKKVVRMILRLLEDKNGEVQNLAVKCLGPLVNKVKEGQVETIVDSLCLNMISNVEQLRDISSIGLKTVILELPQASNSLAPNVCRRITGKLNSAIEKVCMHKYAYKCFIIFIVSMQFALLKTKNK